The Pseudomonas sp. FP198 genomic interval CCGGTTCGAACAAGCGTCCTCTGAAATCCCTGGCTGACATGATCAAGGGTAAGCAAGGTCGTTTCCGTCAGAACTTGCTCGGTAAGCGTGTTGACTACTCGGGTCGTTCGGTAATTACCGTAGGTCCGACCCTGCGTCTGCACCAGTGCGGTCTGCCTAAGAAAATGGCACTGGAACTGTTTAAGCCGTTCATTTTCGGCAAGCTGGAAATGCGTGGTCTCGCTACCACCATCAAAGCTGCCAAGAAGATGGTCGAGCGCGAGCTGCCAGAGGTCTGGGACGTTCTTGCCGAAGTGATTCGCGAACACCCGGTGCTGCTCAACCGTGCACCGACCCTTCACCGTCTGGGTATCCAGGCGTTTGAACCGGTACTGATCGAAGGCAAGGCTATCCAGCTGCACCCTCTGGTCTGTGCTGCGTACAACGCCGACTTCGACGGCGACCAGATGGCCGTGCACGTACCGCTGACGCTGGAAGCCCAGCTCGAAGCGCGTGCGCTGATGATGTCGACCAACAACATCCTGTCGCCAGCCAACGGTGAGCCAATCATCGTTCCGTCGCAGGACGTTGTATTGGGTCTGTACTACATGACTCGTGAAGCGATCAACGCCAAGGGCGAAGGTCGTGTGTTCGCGGATCTGCAGGAAGTTGACCGTGTGTTCCGTGCCGGCGAAGCCGCACTGCACGCCAAGGTCAAGGTGCGGATCAACGAAACCGTTAACGATCGTGATGGTGGCAGCGTCAAGAACACTCGCATCGTCGACACCACTGTCGGTCGTGCGCTGTTGTTCCAGGTTGTTCCACCTGGCTTGTCGTTTGACGTGGTCAACCTGCCGATGAAGAAAAAGGCGATCTCCAAGCTGATCAACCAGTGCTACCGCGTGGTTGGTCTGAAAGAGACCGTGATCTTCGCCGACCAGCTGATGTACACCGGTTTTGCCTATTCGACCATCTCCGGTGTTTCCATCGGTGTTAACGACTTCGTTATCCCTGATGAAAAAGCCCGCATCATCGGTGCTGCCACCGAGGAAGTGAAAGAGATCGAGAGCCAGTACGCGTCCGGCCTGGTAACCCAGGGCGAGAAGTACAACAAGGTGATCGACCTCTGGTCCAAGGCGAACGACGAAGTTTCCAAGGCGATGATGGCCAACCTCTCGAAAGAGAAAGTCATCGACCGCCACGGCAACGAAGTCGACCAGGAATCGTTCAACTCGATGTACATGATGGCCGACTCGGGTGCGCGGGGTTCTGCTGCGCAGATCCGTCAGCTCGCCGGTATGCGTGGCCTGATGGCCAAGCCGGACGGCTCCATCATCGAGACGCCGATTACCGCGAACTTCCGTGAAGGTTTGAGCGTACTTCAGTACTTTATCTCCACTCACGGTGCTCGTAAGGGTCTTGCGGATACCGCGTTGAAAACCGCGAACTCCGGCTACCTGACCCGTCGTCTGGTAGACGTGGCGCAGGATCTGGTTGTGACCGAGATCGATTGCGGCACCGAACACGGCCTGGTCATGACACCGCACATTGAAGGCGGTGACGTTGTCGAGCCGCTGGGTGAGCGCGTATTGGGTCGTGTCATTGCCCGTGACGTATTCAAGCCGGGTACCGAGGACGTCATCGTTCCTGCGGGCACCCTGGTTGACGAGAAGTGGGTCGAGTTCATCGAGCTCAACAGCATCGACGAAGTGATCGTACGTTCGCCGATCAGCTGCGAAACCCGCTACGGCATCTGCGCCAAGTGCTACGGCCGCGATCTGGCTCGTGGTCACCAGGTGAACATCGGTGAAGCGGTCGGCGTTATCGCTGCCCAGTCCATCGGTGAGCCGGGTACCCAGCTGACCATGCGTACGTTCCACATCGGTGGTGCGGCAAGCCGGACCTCCGCGGCCGACAGCGTCCAGGTGAAGAATGGCGGTACTGTCCGTCTCCACAACCTGAAGCACGTTGAGCGTGTCGACGGTCACCTGGTGGCTGTGTCGCGTTCCGGTGAGCTGGCGATTGCCGACGACTTCGGTCGTGAGCGCGAGCGCTACAAGCTGCCGTACGGTGCGGTGATTTCGGTGAAGGAAGGCGACAAGGTCGACGCTGGCGCTATCGTGGCCAAGTGGGATCCGCACACTCACCCGATCGTTACCGAAATGAAAGGTACCGTGACCTACGTGGGCATGGAAGAAGGCATCACGATCAAGCGTCAGACTGACGAATTGACCGGTATGACCAACATTGAAGTACTCGACGCCAAAGATCGTCCAGCTGCCGGCAAGGACATCCGTCCAGCCGTGAAGATGGTCGACGACAACGGCAAGGATCTGTTGCTGCCAGGCACTGACGTAATCGCTCAGTACTTCCTGCCAGCCAACGCCCTGGTCGGTGTGGCGGACGGCGCGCGGATCGCGATCGGTGATGTTATCGCTCGTATCCCGCAAGAAACTTCGAAAACCCGTGACATCACCGGTGGTCTGCCGCGTGTTGCCGACCTGTTCGAAGCCCGTCGTCCGAAAGAAGCCTCGATTCTGGCTGAAGTCAGCGGCACCATCGCGTTCGGTAAAGAGACCAAGGGCAAGCGTCGTCTGGTCATCACCCCGAACGACGGTAGCGATCCGTACGAAGAGCTGATTCCGAAGTGGCGTCACCTGAACGTCTTTGAAGGCGAACAGGTAAACCGCGGCGAAGTTATCTCCGACGGTCCGAGCGATCCACACGACATCCTGCGTCTGCTGGGTGTGAGTGCGCTGGCCAAGTACATCGTGAACGAGATCCAGGACGTTTATCGTCTGCAAGGCGTGAAGATCAACGACAAGCACATCGAGACCATCCTGCGTCAGATGCTGCGTAAAGTTGAGATCTCCGAGTCCGGCGATTCCAGCTTCATCAAGGGCGACCAGATGGAACTGACTCACGTACTGGTGGAGAACGAGCGCCTGGCAAACGAGGACAAGTTCCTGGCCAAGTTCACTCGCGTACTGCTGGGTATCACCAAGGCGTCGTTGTCCACCGAATCGTTCATCTCGGCGGCTTCCTTCCAGGAAACCACGCGGGTACTGACCGAAGCGGCGGTAACCGGCAAGCGCGACTACCTGCGCGGCCTGAAAGAAAACGTGGTCGTGGGTCGTCTGATCCCGGCCGGTACCGGTTTGGCCTACCACAGCGAGCGCAAGCGCCGCCGTGAAGCAGACAAGCCGTTGCGCGTAAGCGCCAGTGAAGTGGAAGCTGCACTGACCGAAGCACTGAACTCGAGCGGTAACTGAGTTCTGCGCTGATTGAGTGCCTGGCCCTGGTCGCCCCGTTCGGCGGATCGAGACAAATTGTCGAGATCCGGCGGGTGGGGAGGTCGGGGCCTTGCCTTGACTGGGGACAAGATCCTCTTTAGACTCTTGATCCCCTAAATTTGGCGGGAATTCGTTCCTGCCATTTTGCTTTTCTTGTAAGACAATAGCGTCGCAAGACAACAGTGGAGCTAGTAGATGGCAACTATCAACCAGCTGGTACGTCAGCCGCGTAAGCGTATCGTCGAGAAATCCGACGTGCCTGCGCTGCAGAACTGCCCGCAACGTCGTGGCGTATGCACCCGTGTGTATACCACCACGCCGAAAAAACCTAACTCGGCACTGCGTAAAGTATGCCGTGTGCGTCTGACCAACGGTTTCGAGGTTTCCTCGTACATCGGCGGTGAAGGCCACAACCTGCAAGAGCACAGCGTGGTACTGATCCGCGGCGGTCGTGTAAAAGACTTGCCAGGTGTTCGTTACCACACCGTCCGCGGTTCTTTGGATACTTCCGGCGTCAAGGGTCGTAACCAGGGTCGTTCGAAGTACGGTACCAAGCGTCCGAAGTAATCGGTCGTTTTGCAGTTTTTCATTTTTATTGAGTCGATAAGAGTAAGGTCGGGCAAGCGTGAGCTGTCCCGGGCTAACCTGAAGACCGCTTGAGGGCTTATCATGCCAAGACGTCGCGTAGCAGCCAAACGTGAGATTCTGGACGATCCGAAATACGGAAGCCAGATTCTCGCAAAGTTCATGAACCACGTTATGGAGAGCGGCAAGAAAGCCGTTGCCGAGCGTATTGTTTATGGCGCACTGGACAAAGTTAAGGAACGCAAGAACAGCGATCCCCTGGAAATCTTCGAGAAAGCTCTCGACGCCATCGCTCCGCTGGTCGAAGTGAAGTCGCGCCGTGTAGGCGGTGCTACTTACCAGGTTCCGGTCGAAGTTCGTCCTTCCCGTCGTAACGCCCTGGCAATGCGCTGGCTGGTAGACTTCGCCCGCAAGCGCGGCGAGAAGTCCATGGCTCTGCGTTTGGCTGGTGAACTGTTGGACGCTGCTGAAGGTAAAGGTGCTGCAGTTAAGAAGCGTGAAG includes:
- the rpoC gene encoding DNA-directed RNA polymerase subunit beta'; translated protein: MKDLLNLLKNQGQVEEFDAIRIGLASPEMIRSWSFGEVKKPETINYRTFKPERDGLFCAKIFGPVKDYECLCGKYKRLKHRGVICEKCGVEVALAKVRRERMAHIELASPVAHIWFLKSLPSRIGLLMDMTLRDIERVLYFESYVVIDPGMTTLEKGQLLNDEQYFEALEEFGDDFDARMGAEAVRELLHAIDLEHEIGRLREEIPQTNSETKIKKLSKRLKLMEAFQGSGNLPEWMVLTVLPVLPPDLRPLVPLDGGRFATSDLNDLYRRVINRNNRLKRLLDLSAPDIIVRNEKRMLQEAVDALLDNGRRGRAITGSNKRPLKSLADMIKGKQGRFRQNLLGKRVDYSGRSVITVGPTLRLHQCGLPKKMALELFKPFIFGKLEMRGLATTIKAAKKMVERELPEVWDVLAEVIREHPVLLNRAPTLHRLGIQAFEPVLIEGKAIQLHPLVCAAYNADFDGDQMAVHVPLTLEAQLEARALMMSTNNILSPANGEPIIVPSQDVVLGLYYMTREAINAKGEGRVFADLQEVDRVFRAGEAALHAKVKVRINETVNDRDGGSVKNTRIVDTTVGRALLFQVVPPGLSFDVVNLPMKKKAISKLINQCYRVVGLKETVIFADQLMYTGFAYSTISGVSIGVNDFVIPDEKARIIGAATEEVKEIESQYASGLVTQGEKYNKVIDLWSKANDEVSKAMMANLSKEKVIDRHGNEVDQESFNSMYMMADSGARGSAAQIRQLAGMRGLMAKPDGSIIETPITANFREGLSVLQYFISTHGARKGLADTALKTANSGYLTRRLVDVAQDLVVTEIDCGTEHGLVMTPHIEGGDVVEPLGERVLGRVIARDVFKPGTEDVIVPAGTLVDEKWVEFIELNSIDEVIVRSPISCETRYGICAKCYGRDLARGHQVNIGEAVGVIAAQSIGEPGTQLTMRTFHIGGAASRTSAADSVQVKNGGTVRLHNLKHVERVDGHLVAVSRSGELAIADDFGRERERYKLPYGAVISVKEGDKVDAGAIVAKWDPHTHPIVTEMKGTVTYVGMEEGITIKRQTDELTGMTNIEVLDAKDRPAAGKDIRPAVKMVDDNGKDLLLPGTDVIAQYFLPANALVGVADGARIAIGDVIARIPQETSKTRDITGGLPRVADLFEARRPKEASILAEVSGTIAFGKETKGKRRLVITPNDGSDPYEELIPKWRHLNVFEGEQVNRGEVISDGPSDPHDILRLLGVSALAKYIVNEIQDVYRLQGVKINDKHIETILRQMLRKVEISESGDSSFIKGDQMELTHVLVENERLANEDKFLAKFTRVLLGITKASLSTESFISAASFQETTRVLTEAAVTGKRDYLRGLKENVVVGRLIPAGTGLAYHSERKRRREADKPLRVSASEVEAALTEALNSSGN
- the rpsL gene encoding 30S ribosomal protein S12 is translated as MATINQLVRQPRKRIVEKSDVPALQNCPQRRGVCTRVYTTTPKKPNSALRKVCRVRLTNGFEVSSYIGGEGHNLQEHSVVLIRGGRVKDLPGVRYHTVRGSLDTSGVKGRNQGRSKYGTKRPK
- the rpsG gene encoding 30S ribosomal protein S7, yielding MPRRRVAAKREILDDPKYGSQILAKFMNHVMESGKKAVAERIVYGALDKVKERKNSDPLEIFEKALDAIAPLVEVKSRRVGGATYQVPVEVRPSRRNALAMRWLVDFARKRGEKSMALRLAGELLDAAEGKGAAVKKREDVHRMAEANKAFSHYRF